A stretch of Phragmites australis chromosome 12, lpPhrAust1.1, whole genome shotgun sequence DNA encodes these proteins:
- the LOC133886708 gene encoding putative F-box protein At1g49610, translating to MRPQKRGKSDEAPSAASGLDRISGLPEGVLQHVLSLLPAHDAVRTCVLARRWRHRWRSAPGLRVTGVKGCRSADKFVEFVDRLLTIRRGGAPLEWCEFDLDASDFDFNYSLPAEKRHVSSWIWRAVCRQVRVFRLSFNDLETFLLPDLPLVSQHLTRLELACVITNNSFLDFSGCPALVDLKMEYCLFNADKLSSPSLKQLSMTGSEFCPSNRTRMSLPSLVSLELTLYSGRAPLFESMPSLVTANVSLYSMGDPGDCSCYGCIHYYESDDDRTSCVLLKSLSEATHLELSFYSDVFVFNRDLKWCPKFTKLKSLVLNDWCVAADFNALICFLHHSPILEKLTLQISKASKYSMETVGCCNPLEQSFASDHLRIVEIKCEEVDGRVHKILNLLSTYGIPLEHINIQQTNRCSGSGYVNFVCTGFSYN from the exons ATGCGGCCTCAAAAACGGGGCAAGAGCGATGAGGCGCCCTCCGCGGCGAGCGGGTTGGACCGCATCAGCGGCCTCCCGGAGGGCGTCCTCCAGCACGTGCTGTCCCTCCTGCCGGCGCACGACGCGGTGCGGACCTGCGTGCTCGCCCGGCGCTGGCGCCACCGATGGAGATCCGCGCCGGGGCTCCGCGTCACTGGCGTCAAGGGGTGCCGCAGCGCAGACAAGTTCGTCGAGTTCGTGGACCGCCTCCTGACCatccgccgcggcggcgcgccACTGGAGTGGTGCGAGTTCGACCTCGACGCGAGCGACTTCGACTTCAACTACTCCTTGCCCGCCGAGAAGCGGCACGTGAGCAGCTGGATCTGGCGCGCAGTTTGCCGCCAGGTCCGGGTGTTCCGGTTGTCGTTCAACGACTTGGAAACCTTCCTTCTGCCTGATCTGCCTCTCGTCTCCCAGCACCTCACGAGGCTGGAACTTGCCTGCGTAATTACCAACAACAGCTTTCTTGATTTTTCGGGCTGTCCAGCGCTGGTAGATCTGAAGATGGAGTATTGCCTTTTCAATGCTGACAAACTGTCATCTCCATCCTTGAAGCAACTGAGCATGACTGGGAGTGAATTTTGTCCGAGTAACCGCACCAGAATGTCTTTGCCGAGCCTTGTTTCACTGGAACTAACTCTTTATTCGGGTAGGGCTCCATTGTTTGAAAGCATGCCATCCTTAGTGACGGCAAATGTAAGTCTTTATTCTATGGGTGACCCTGGTGATTGTTCCTGTTATGGTTGTATACATTACTATGAGTCTGATGACGACCGCACCAGCTGCGTTCTTCTCAAAAGTTTATCTGAAGCTACACACTTGGAGCTGTCATTTTATTCTGATGTG TTTGTTTTCAATAGGGATTTAAAGTGGTGCCCTAAATTTACCAAGTTAAAGAGTTTGGTACTCAATGACTGGTGTGTTGCTGCTGACTTCAATGCACTAATTTGTTTTCTCCATCATTCACCGATTCTGGAGAAGCTTACTCTTCAAATTTCTAAG GCATCCAAATATTCAATGGAAACAGTAGGATGTTGCAACCCATTGGAGCAGTCATTTGCATCCGACCATCTTAGGATAGTCGAAATCAAATGTGAAGAGGTTGATGGGAGGGTTCACAAAATTTTGAATCTCCTGAGTACCTATGGCATACCACTGGAGCACATTAATATCCAACAAACAAATAGATGTTCTGGATCTGGAT atGTCAATTTCGTTTGCACTGGTTTCAGCTACAACTAG